A genomic window from Synechococcus sp. CBW1107 includes:
- a CDS encoding IS256 family transposase: MTLTHSGASELSQLMEGTTAGALIPEIVRRGFQDLLEAEVSALTGAQLHERCPDQRSTHRNGYRERLLTTQVGDLSLAIPRLRQGSFFPSWLEPRRRVDKALYAVVMEAYTGGISTRKVDALVEALGGASGISKSEVSRICQGLDEQVKAFLGRPLDHARFPYVYLDATYLHGRLGRNMQVVSRAVVVAIGINALGYREVLGIAVGDSEAEGFWRQFLGSLKERGLDGTRLVISDAHLGLTAAIKRMFQGSSWQRCRVHFLRNLLSHVPKAGQDMVAAAMKAVFVIQAPDQVRAHWQRVTEMLRKQFPGAVPVMEAARDDVLAFLHFPQEHWRKVWSTNPLERLNKEIKRRTNVVGIFPNDPAIVRLVGSQLLEQQEEWQLERRRFFSEATMAKIPEPEEPLELTDADPNAQPAATIS, encoded by the coding sequence ATGACCCTCACCCATAGTGGCGCCTCCGAGCTGAGCCAGCTCATGGAGGGCACCACCGCTGGCGCCCTGATCCCAGAGATCGTGCGCCGGGGTTTCCAGGACCTGCTGGAAGCCGAGGTTTCTGCCCTCACGGGCGCTCAACTCCATGAGCGCTGCCCCGATCAGCGCTCCACCCATCGCAACGGCTACCGGGAGCGGCTGCTCACCACCCAGGTGGGCGACCTCAGCCTGGCCATTCCCAGGTTGCGGCAGGGCAGCTTCTTTCCCAGCTGGCTGGAGCCACGCCGCCGGGTGGACAAGGCGCTCTACGCCGTGGTGATGGAGGCCTACACCGGCGGGATCTCCACCCGCAAGGTCGACGCCCTGGTGGAGGCGCTGGGCGGGGCCAGCGGCATCTCCAAATCGGAGGTGAGCCGCATCTGCCAGGGGCTCGATGAGCAGGTGAAAGCCTTTCTGGGCCGGCCGCTTGACCATGCCCGCTTTCCCTACGTCTACCTCGACGCCACCTACCTCCACGGCCGCCTGGGCCGAAATATGCAGGTGGTGTCGCGGGCGGTGGTGGTGGCGATCGGCATCAATGCCCTCGGCTACCGCGAAGTTCTCGGCATTGCCGTGGGCGACAGCGAGGCGGAGGGCTTCTGGCGTCAGTTCCTGGGCTCACTCAAGGAGCGTGGCCTCGACGGCACCCGCCTGGTGATCTCGGATGCCCACCTGGGCCTGACGGCAGCGATCAAGCGGATGTTCCAGGGCAGTAGCTGGCAGAGGTGCCGGGTGCACTTCCTGCGCAACCTGCTGAGCCATGTGCCCAAGGCCGGCCAGGACATGGTGGCCGCTGCCATGAAAGCGGTGTTCGTGATCCAGGCTCCAGATCAGGTGCGCGCCCACTGGCAGCGGGTCACCGAGATGCTGCGCAAGCAGTTCCCCGGCGCCGTGCCCGTGATGGAAGCCGCCCGGGACGACGTGCTGGCCTTCCTGCACTTCCCCCAGGAGCACTGGCGCAAGGTCTGGAGCACCAACCCGCTCGAGCGCCTCAACAAGGAGATCAAACGCCGCACCAACGTGGTCGGCATCTTCCCCAATGATCCAGCGATCGTGCGCCTGGTGGGCAGCCAGCTGCTGGAGCAGCAGGAGGAATGGCAGCTGGAGCGTCGCCGCTTCTTCTCTGAGGCCACCATGGCCAAGATCCCAGAGCCAGAAGAGCCCTTGGAGCTCACCGATGCAGATCCGAACGCCCAGCCGGCTGCAACCATCAGCTGA
- a CDS encoding proton-conducting transporter membrane subunit, which produces MTSLAIAWLLLPFLLAFAAILLPRFGWALSLGMCSLSLLAGLATASTALPLALLLSGRYGVSLLLDSFSAPFLLLNALVCGAVVLESRSRQRTGSFWLVLLVLHGGINSALVCHDLISLYVALEVVGIASFLLISEPGTLKTIWIGLRYLLVGSTALLFYLIGAAEIFRGSGSFAFESLSAAPVGALALLLIGLLTKSGLFLSGLWLPRTHAEAPAEVSALLSGVVITAGAAPLVRVSTFSSPLASTVLWFGLASALLGLIFALLETDVKRLLAWSTVSQMGLVVLSPATAGLFALGHGVAKASLFLVARRFPSRRLDSWSQTPLPTGVWLPMQLASLSIAGCPLLVGYLAKDLLQARLTGGVALLVLVLSVGTAAVYARLWESPLAWSTLQASSNAPSGGGVTLLILVLMLSNGLGFLSTEQIPWAVAFSAEALLKAIAVLGAGWIVHRLLAPWRAVVALPDLEGFDDLIGGMGIVGTGLVLLLRLTA; this is translated from the coding sequence ATGACCTCGCTGGCGATCGCCTGGTTGCTGCTGCCCTTCCTGCTCGCCTTCGCTGCCATCCTGCTGCCGCGGTTCGGCTGGGCCCTGAGCCTGGGCATGTGCAGCCTCTCCCTGCTGGCAGGGCTGGCCACCGCCTCGACCGCCCTGCCTCTGGCCCTGCTTCTGAGTGGCCGCTATGGGGTTTCGCTGCTGCTGGACAGCTTCAGTGCACCTTTCCTGCTGCTGAATGCGCTGGTCTGCGGTGCGGTGGTGCTCGAGAGCCGCAGTCGCCAGCGAACGGGATCATTCTGGCTGGTGCTGTTGGTTCTGCACGGTGGTATCAATTCCGCTCTGGTTTGTCACGATCTGATCAGCCTCTACGTGGCCCTGGAGGTGGTGGGCATCGCCTCCTTCCTGCTGATCTCCGAACCCGGCACTCTGAAAACGATCTGGATCGGGCTGCGCTATCTGCTGGTGGGCAGCACGGCCCTGCTCTTCTATCTGATCGGTGCCGCGGAGATCTTCCGGGGCAGCGGATCCTTTGCATTCGAGAGTCTCAGTGCAGCTCCGGTCGGTGCCCTGGCTCTGCTGCTGATCGGCCTGCTCACCAAGTCGGGGCTGTTCCTCTCGGGGCTCTGGCTGCCTCGGACCCATGCGGAGGCGCCCGCGGAAGTCTCGGCCCTGCTCTCGGGGGTGGTCATCACGGCGGGAGCGGCACCGCTGGTCAGGGTCAGCACCTTCTCCTCTCCGCTGGCCAGCACGGTGCTCTGGTTCGGATTGGCCAGCGCCCTGCTCGGCCTGATCTTCGCCCTTCTGGAAACGGACGTGAAGCGCCTGCTGGCCTGGAGCACGGTGTCCCAGATGGGGCTGGTGGTGCTCTCGCCGGCCACCGCCGGCCTTTTCGCCCTCGGCCACGGGGTGGCGAAAGCCAGCCTCTTCCTTGTGGCACGGCGCTTTCCCAGCCGCCGGCTGGACAGCTGGTCTCAGACTCCCCTTCCGACCGGGGTGTGGCTACCCATGCAACTGGCCAGTCTCTCCATAGCGGGCTGCCCGTTGCTGGTGGGCTATCTGGCCAAGGATCTGCTGCAGGCCCGGCTGACCGGTGGAGTGGCGCTCCTGGTGCTGGTCCTCTCGGTCGGCACAGCCGCGGTCTACGCCCGGTTATGGGAAAGTCCCCTGGCCTGGTCCACCCTCCAGGCCTCCTCCAACGCCCCTTCCGGAGGAGGAGTCACCCTGTTGATCCTGGTCCTGATGCTCTCCAACGGCCTCGGATTCCTGTCCACCGAACAGATTCCATGGGCGGTCGCCTTCTCCGCCGAAGCCCTGCTCAAGGCGATCGCCGTTCTTGGAGCCGGGTGGATCGTGCATCGTCTGCTGGCCCCCTGGAGAGCGGTTGTCGCGCTGCCCGACCTTGAAGGTTTCGATGACCTGATCGGCGGCATGGGGATCGTGGGAACAGGTCTGGTGCTTCTCCTGAGGCTGACGGCATGA
- a CDS encoding Na+/H+ antiporter subunit E, whose protein sequence is MLGTGFRLGIWLLLTSDFSRFNLLAGLALALLLPRSKVSVEDPSLLLGSLWRVLRAVPSAYGEALLLIVRPHRSERLVIMPGSGSRSALVMFLEVFHITLTPLTIALGRLSDGSYLVHRLERGAPR, encoded by the coding sequence ATGCTCGGCACCGGCTTCCGCCTGGGCATCTGGCTGCTGCTCACCTCAGATTTCAGTCGGTTCAACCTGCTGGCCGGCCTCGCTCTCGCCCTGCTGCTGCCGCGGTCCAAGGTCAGCGTGGAGGACCCCAGCCTGCTGCTGGGCTCGCTCTGGAGGGTGCTGAGGGCTGTGCCTTCGGCCTATGGGGAGGCTCTGCTGCTGATCGTCCGGCCGCACCGCAGCGAACGGCTGGTGATCATGCCCGGCTCGGGCAGCCGCTCGGCTCTGGTCATGTTTCTCGAGGTCTTTCACATCACTCTGACTCCCCTCACCATTGCGCTCGGCAGGCTCTCCGACGGCTCCTACCTGGTCCACAGACTGGAACGGGGAGCTCCACGATGA
- a CDS encoding sialidase family protein: MAEDFLLELTSFESLGVGSGLSFYNLDVAAELALPLVEWLDLDLPPAAQGLLATSMDLGERAGAPLEASSLSDSVDVVTGIPTTITNGNEGMISSRFQDHSWVTDDGAVHVMANTNGHLSLYSSDDSGLTWEETATLENSSGSSRADGLIVDGKLYEVYTTGNGGVALSILSYSEDDVSWTVDSTSVYSSPSSLRLERPSITVTEDGTIVVACTATDRATGQASLRVSYSEDQGSTWTIVDQGVENTKGDGRMSGDIIATDDGVGLLYTNGNTLNWIDYSEDGATGAKLESERILVKGDTQKDPNGTHFSSVTDEEGNIHVATNNGEQRVVYLRYDNATDTWDDPVEITSYRSGSYMQISILDDGSIHIAYEVNAGGEQFLEVSESVDGGDSWAVEARLTQDIVENPGNARLETPAYAKDTLPVFQQVEPTNGFNSLVYYEVA, from the coding sequence GTGGCTGAGGATTTTCTGCTTGAGCTGACTTCCTTCGAGTCGCTCGGAGTCGGCAGTGGGCTGAGTTTCTACAATCTTGATGTGGCCGCTGAGTTGGCGCTGCCACTGGTTGAGTGGCTTGATCTGGATCTGCCTCCGGCGGCCCAGGGTCTTCTTGCCACTTCGATGGATCTGGGTGAACGAGCAGGAGCTCCATTGGAGGCCTCGTCGCTTTCCGATTCCGTTGATGTCGTCACGGGTATCCCCACTACCATCACGAACGGCAACGAGGGAATGATCTCCTCGCGATTTCAGGATCATTCCTGGGTGACCGACGATGGGGCTGTTCATGTAATGGCCAACACGAATGGCCATTTGTCACTGTATTCAAGTGATGACAGTGGGCTGACATGGGAGGAGACTGCCACGCTGGAGAATTCCAGCGGATCCTCCCGTGCTGATGGGCTGATCGTCGATGGCAAGCTTTATGAGGTATACACGACGGGTAATGGTGGAGTGGCTCTCTCTATTCTGAGTTATTCCGAAGATGATGTTTCCTGGACGGTTGACTCCACGTCTGTCTATTCGAGTCCTTCCTCGCTCAGGCTAGAGAGGCCTTCCATTACGGTTACAGAAGATGGCACCATCGTGGTGGCCTGTACAGCAACAGACCGGGCTACTGGCCAGGCCAGCTTGAGAGTCAGCTACAGCGAGGATCAAGGGTCGACATGGACCATTGTCGATCAGGGGGTCGAGAATACGAAGGGTGATGGACGAATGTCCGGCGATATCATTGCGACAGATGATGGCGTGGGTCTGCTGTATACGAACGGAAATACTCTTAATTGGATTGATTACTCAGAAGATGGGGCCACTGGAGCTAAGCTTGAATCCGAGCGGATTTTAGTGAAAGGGGATACACAGAAGGATCCCAACGGAACCCACTTCAGTTCGGTGACTGATGAGGAGGGAAATATTCATGTCGCCACCAATAATGGTGAGCAGCGAGTCGTCTACTTGCGGTATGACAACGCAACTGACACTTGGGATGATCCTGTTGAGATTACGTCCTATCGAAGCGGCAGTTATATGCAGATCAGCATCCTGGATGACGGGAGTATTCACATCGCTTATGAGGTCAATGCTGGGGGAGAGCAATTCCTGGAGGTCAGCGAGAGTGTCGACGGCGGAGACAGCTGGGCCGTGGAGGCCAGGCTGACCCAAGACATCGTTGAGAATCCGGGGAATGCCCGGCTGGAAACTCCTGCATATGCGAAGGATACTCTTCCTGTCTTTCAGCAGGTTGAACCAACCAATGGTTTCAACTCACTGGTGTATTACGAGGTCGCTTAG
- a CDS encoding cation:proton antiporter subunit C, translating into MPTVTSAWIFQGLFLLTALGGFIGLLLRRNLFLKVLCLDVMSTGVISFFVLVAAREGLRTPILASPSEAASFSLAFADPVPQAVILTAIVIGFSVQALLLVVITQLSRREPMLQTADLEEAAGR; encoded by the coding sequence GTGCCAACCGTCACCTCCGCATGGATCTTTCAGGGTCTGTTCCTGCTCACGGCACTAGGCGGCTTCATCGGCTTACTGTTGCGCCGCAACCTCTTTCTCAAAGTGCTCTGTCTGGATGTGATGAGCACCGGGGTGATCAGCTTCTTCGTGCTGGTGGCAGCACGGGAGGGACTACGCACACCGATTCTGGCCAGTCCCTCTGAAGCCGCCTCCTTCAGCCTTGCGTTCGCCGATCCCGTGCCTCAGGCTGTGATTTTAACCGCCATCGTGATCGGATTCTCCGTGCAGGCCCTGCTGCTGGTGGTGATCACCCAGCTCTCCCGCCGTGAGCCCATGCTTCAGACTGCTGACCTGGAAGAGGCCGCCGGCCGATGA